The genomic stretch ATAGTGaggaaaagaaaaagaaagtagGGATAAAAAGAAGAGTAGGGGTTTGAGGGGAAGGTACAGGTAAGTCGTGTCCACAGAAGTATCGATTGGAGGAGAAGTAGCGGTAAGAGAGGAAGTTAGAAATAAGAGGAGTGAGGGGGAGAAGAAGAAAAGAACTACAGGTGAAGTAGGGAAAGTAATTCTTCTATTTACTTAGAATACGTGGTAATATGATAgatatttcatgaaaaaataataacgtGAAAATTAAACATGCTACACAAACCGAAATTGTTTATGTACAAATTTCTTATAACGATGTGATTGTACACGTCCAAAACATTTTAACGCCAACCATCTTGTAGAAACCTTAAGAGTAAGTgagaaataagtaaaataaatgttgcttGAAATTGCATGAAATgtgtcaattttgatttatatagtaaaatgtttgagATAAAAGATTCTGTACAAATGCGAATCCCGTCATCTTCAAACctattaatgtttcaaaatagctAACGAACGTATTCAAGTAATTTATAAGTACTGTTTTAGtaccaaattttatttgaatCGGCAAGAAATGAGAAGTTGTTGTGTTCACAATTATTTCTGCAATTGTGTATAATTCCCTAAACGTTGTATGGCTTTCTATTAAATCCGTCTAGAAACCAATCGCTATTTAACTCCAATAATTAATACAGCGTTTAAATTTCTCTGTATACAGTACAATAGTAAGTCAGACTAAGAttatcagtgtaaatataactgaaatttaaaacacTCATGACACTGGACATCAGTCACAACCATTCAGAAAATCCTACATCAACAAGATTGGTATTTTTCTATAGAATAACAAGACTCATCTATTTTCCAGCCAAGGGGAAACAAATGACTGCATAACGAATCAGAACGATACAGGGGCTGTTTATATCAAACGTCTGCAGGAAGCCATCGACGCTGCTGTTTGTCAACTGGTAGATGACATCACTTATACTGACTATGACATCACAGACGGAGAAGAGTTTGACTTTATCGTGATAGGGGCAGGGTCCGCCGGTTGTGTTGTGGCCAACAGACTCTCGGAGAACCCCGAATGGAGAGTCTTGTTGTTGGAGGCTGGTGGCAACCCCGACATCTCTACTGAGATCCCTGGCCTCTATGGATCAGCCATCAATACTGAATTAGATTGGCAGTTTAAAACTGAGTCTCAGCCAACTAATTGTCTAGGGATGGTGAATAGGAGTTGTAGTTGGGCTGCTGGAAAATTGGTTGGAGGATCTAGCTCTATACATGGTATGCTATACGTTAGGGGAAATCCAAGGGATTTTGATGGCTGGGAAATTATGGGAAACCAAGGATGGAGATATGAACTCTTACTGCCGTACTTCAAGAAATCAGAAGACTTTCGGTCAAAATCAATATCGTACAGTCCaaacttttacaaatttcatGGAATAGGAGGTTACTTAAAAATAGATTCATTCAAGGATGACACCAGGTTCTTCacaaatacattttctgattGTTTTCGAGAATTGAAAATTCCTTCATACGTGGATATAAACGCTGAATACCAGGGTGAGGGGTTTTACACGGTTCAGGGAACTTTGGTAAACGGAAGAAGGTGCAGTGTTGCTACAGCCTTCCTGAATAAATTCCAGAGCAGAGCTAATTTGAAACTGTCACATCATTCTTTCGTTCGAAAAGTGATGATTAATGACGAAAACGTCGCTTATGGAGTAGAGTTGACGAAAGGGATGAACTCCTTTACAGTTAAAGCTAAGAAAGAAGTAATTGTTTCTGCGGGAACAGTGAAATCACCCCAGCTGTTGATGTTGTCCGGTATTGGACCCAAGAAACATCTTGAGTATTTAGGAATCCACGTCGTAAAAGATTCCAAGGTTGGGTTCAATCTACAAGATCAAGTACTCATGAGAGGGTTCGTTGTTAGCCTCGATTTGGCTGGTCCTCTCGACGACCCAGTAGATGatatctttcaatttttaattaactcgAGAGGAGAACTCACTGGATTTGGTACGGTGAGTGGTGATGGATTTATCAAGACTACTCACGCGTCGTATCCAAATATCCAACTTTATTTCTTTACCTTTCGTGCTAACTCGACTGATAACTTAAAA from Homalodisca vitripennis isolate AUS2020 chromosome 2, UT_GWSS_2.1, whole genome shotgun sequence encodes the following:
- the LOC124355791 gene encoding glucose dehydrogenase [FAD, quinone]-like, whose amino-acid sequence is MDARRPPGNNKTHLFSSQGETNDCITNQNDTGAVYIKRLQEAIDAAVCQLVDDITYTDYDITDGEEFDFIVIGAGSAGCVVANRLSENPEWRVLLLEAGGNPDISTEIPGLYGSAINTELDWQFKTESQPTNCLGMVNRSCSWAAGKLVGGSSSIHGMLYVRGNPRDFDGWEIMGNQGWRYELLLPYFKKSEDFRSKSISYSPNFYKFHGIGGYLKIDSFKDDTRFFTNTFSDCFRELKIPSYVDINAEYQGEGFYTVQGTLVNGRRCSVATAFLNKFQSRANLKLSHHSFVRKVMINDENVAYGVELTKGMNSFTVKAKKEVIVSAGTVKSPQLLMLSGIGPKKHLEYLGIHVVKDSKVGFNLQDQVLMRGFVVSLDLAGPLDDPVDDIFQFLINSRGELTGFGTVSGDGFIKTTHASYPNIQLYFFTFRANSTDNLKTVLSQVGYIDEIQRSILRLNYNKFILFIVPTLIRPESRGRILLKSTNPEDKPLIFPGYFSREEDVRDVLEAIQFANLFIQTEPMKRLGAKLERINISSCNKFPFQTELYWRCIIGHMSTPSYHYVGSCQMGPERNRDAVVDPHLRVHGIKGLRVVDASIMPTITSGNTNAPVIAIAEKGSDLIKRLWTKRY